The segment GGGAGTGTTGAAAGAGGAACTTGGTGAGCTGAGCTTATGCTGAGCCAGCAGGAAGCTGTGAGTAGAAAGCTGGCTTTGAGTAGACCAGACTGCAATGGTTTGGTTAACTCAAAGCGTTTCGTTTTAAGCTGTGATCCAAAGGATGCTGTAGGACCAGCCATGTCTCAGtctctgttttcagttctctccGCTCTCACCTCTGATTCTCCTTGGCTTTTAGGAGCCAGGCAAGGAAGTCTTTGGCTTCGTGGCTGCGCAGGTCCAAGCTTTGGTCACTGGCTGCGGATAGCTGGGGCTCGGCTTCTCTCTTGTTCGGCTCAATAACGTTGCTGGGAAGGCAAAAATGGGCAGAAATCTTAACTTGAGGCACCACAAGAGggtgctggaaggctgctgttcCTCAAACCCATCTCCTTCCCCGTCCcaaccaacagcagcagtgggagaagGCAGACGCGAGCACGGAGGAGGCTGCGCCGTGTGCCGACAGAGCAGAAAAACCTTTAGGATttagaagggggaaaaaaaaagaaatacaagaaaaacaaccccccaTCCCCCAGGGAATCACTGCTGCCGTCCAAGAAAAATATCCTCAGCTCTACATGCTAATGCAGCCATCACTTGGCTGATGACAGCTGTGAGTTTGGAGCGCTGGAAGTCTGCACACTCACTcgcttttcttctctctccgGGCCAGCAGCCACTCCACGaagttcttcttcagcatgttATCCATCGTGCGGCTGTAGTCGCTCGCCAGTGTGGCCTCCGAGTAGCGTCTGTGCATCGGTCTGGCGCCGGGAGTCCTTAtgctgaggctgcagggagagcagtgTGGAGCACAGTAAAGGAGTGagtgctgcccagctctgtaAAGAGCTGACCCGACA is part of the Excalfactoria chinensis isolate bCotChi1 chromosome 24, bCotChi1.hap2, whole genome shotgun sequence genome and harbors:
- the GIP gene encoding gastric inhibitory polypeptide, with the protein product MMSLRVLSLLFASLSFVLMEENVSGLSIRTPGARPMHRRYSEATLASDYSRTMDNMLKKNFVEWLLARREKKSDNVIEPNKREAEPQLSAASDQSLDLRSHEAKDFLAWLLKAKENQSSASLEGSEDLKDVVNQEFLTWLMSTDLCRPR